The proteins below are encoded in one region of Paenacidovorax monticola:
- a CDS encoding CinA family protein gives MAEIAGHLLRRGWMLATAESCTGGLIAGACTDLSGSSQWFERGFVSYSNAAKTEMLGVPAPLIAQHGAVSEPVARAMAEGALAHSGAQASLSVTGVAGPTGGTPDKPVGLVWFGWSVAGRTHSESRHFPGDRAAVRAATVRHALTRLLALLRAQDAV, from the coding sequence TTGGCTGAAATTGCCGGGCACCTGCTGCGGCGCGGCTGGATGCTGGCCACCGCCGAAAGCTGCACGGGCGGACTGATCGCGGGCGCCTGCACCGACCTGTCCGGCTCCAGCCAGTGGTTCGAGCGCGGCTTCGTGAGCTACTCCAATGCCGCCAAGACGGAGATGCTCGGCGTGCCCGCCCCGCTCATCGCGCAGCACGGCGCCGTGAGCGAGCCCGTGGCGCGCGCCATGGCCGAGGGCGCGCTCGCCCACTCGGGCGCCCAGGCCAGCCTGTCGGTGACCGGCGTGGCCGGCCCCACGGGCGGCACGCCGGACAAGCCCGTGGGCCTGGTCTGGTTCGGCTGGAGCGTGGCGGGGCGCACGCACAGCGAGTCCCGGCACTTCCCGGGCGACCGCGCCGCCGTGCGCGCGGCCACGGTGCGCCACGCGCTCACGCGCCTGCTGGCGCTGCTGCGGGCTCAGGACGCCGTCTAG
- a CDS encoding patatin-like phospholipase family protein, producing MPPNFSVYQNQLLVDHLRTFLQGIEPEALELLCNHLEWVEVPGGSTLISQGEPGESMYITVSGRLRAYVRDADGQQRRVADMGRGQIIGEISLFTDAPRAATVVAVRDSVLVRLTKDMFKHLLASSAQVSIALTRQIIQRLQAGPAPAAMERPVALGLLPISAGVELRAFGDALAQQLSRIGSVRVVDSATVDAELHTPGISHREGADATANRRIAMLLDEIEARHDFVLLLADPEPTPWTRRVSRHCDELLLLADARAEPAVHPIESQCLMRRSPLTEAAEILVLLHPGDTQCPQGTQQWLARRPVADHIHVRPALERDMARLARIQSRTAVGLVLAGGGARGFAHLGVYRALQEQGVEIDCVGGTSIGSVMAAYVASDQPLDRVMANARSAFATNPTGDWSLLPLLSLIKGQRLRRILEQAVHRLVGFPAQIEDLWKNYYCVATNYSKASEQIVRRGSLVKSLLASISIPGALPPVVHEGDLLCDGGTFNNFPVDVMRGMRGVGTVIGVDLNFRKPRRVDLEDVPTNWALLRDRLRPRGQRRYKLPSLASYLMNVTILYSMSRQRQSQQLTDLYFNPPLDRVGMLEWNRFEQIVQQGYAHGNEVLQKLDAAGRQRIAQPQAA from the coding sequence ATGCCACCGAACTTCAGCGTCTACCAGAACCAGTTGCTCGTCGATCACCTGCGCACCTTTCTCCAGGGCATCGAGCCCGAGGCGCTGGAGCTGCTGTGCAACCACCTCGAATGGGTGGAGGTGCCCGGCGGCAGCACGCTGATCAGCCAGGGCGAGCCCGGCGAGTCCATGTACATCACCGTGAGCGGCCGCCTGCGCGCCTACGTGCGCGACGCCGACGGCCAGCAGCGCCGCGTGGCCGACATGGGGCGCGGCCAGATCATCGGCGAGATCAGCCTGTTCACCGATGCGCCGCGTGCCGCCACCGTGGTGGCCGTGCGCGATTCGGTGCTCGTGCGCCTCACCAAGGACATGTTCAAGCACCTGCTGGCCAGCAGTGCCCAGGTGTCGATCGCGCTCACGCGCCAGATCATCCAGCGCCTGCAGGCCGGCCCCGCGCCGGCGGCCATGGAGCGCCCCGTGGCGCTGGGCCTGCTGCCCATCAGCGCGGGCGTGGAACTGCGCGCCTTCGGCGACGCGCTCGCGCAGCAGCTCTCGCGCATCGGCAGCGTGCGTGTGGTCGACTCGGCCACCGTGGATGCCGAGCTGCACACGCCCGGCATCTCGCACCGCGAGGGTGCCGACGCCACGGCCAACCGGCGCATCGCCATGCTGCTCGACGAGATCGAGGCGCGCCACGACTTCGTGCTGCTGCTGGCCGACCCCGAGCCCACGCCCTGGACGCGGCGCGTGAGCCGCCACTGCGACGAGCTGCTGCTGCTCGCCGACGCGCGCGCCGAGCCCGCCGTCCATCCCATCGAGTCGCAATGCCTCATGCGCCGCTCGCCGCTGACCGAGGCGGCCGAGATCCTCGTGCTGCTGCACCCCGGGGACACGCAATGCCCCCAGGGAACGCAGCAGTGGCTGGCGCGCCGGCCCGTCGCGGACCACATCCATGTGCGCCCCGCGCTGGAGCGCGACATGGCGCGCCTGGCGCGCATCCAGAGCCGCACGGCCGTGGGCCTGGTGCTCGCGGGTGGCGGCGCGCGCGGCTTCGCGCACCTGGGCGTGTACCGCGCACTGCAGGAGCAGGGCGTGGAGATCGACTGCGTGGGCGGCACCAGCATCGGCTCGGTCATGGCGGCCTACGTGGCGTCGGACCAGCCGCTGGACCGGGTCATGGCCAACGCGCGCAGCGCCTTCGCCACCAACCCCACGGGCGACTGGAGCCTGCTGCCGCTGCTCTCGCTCATCAAGGGACAGCGGCTGCGCCGCATCCTGGAGCAGGCCGTGCACCGGCTCGTGGGCTTTCCCGCGCAGATCGAGGACCTGTGGAAGAACTACTACTGCGTGGCCACCAACTATTCCAAGGCCAGCGAGCAGATCGTGCGGCGCGGCAGCCTCGTGAAGTCGCTGCTGGCCAGCATCTCGATTCCCGGCGCGCTGCCGCCCGTGGTGCACGAGGGCGACCTGCTGTGCGACGGCGGCACGTTCAACAACTTTCCCGTGGACGTGATGCGCGGCATGCGCGGCGTGGGCACCGTGATCGGCGTGGACCTGAACTTCCGCAAGCCGCGCCGCGTGGACCTGGAGGACGTGCCCACCAACTGGGCGCTGCTGCGCGACCGCCTGCGCCCGCGCGGCCAGCGCCGCTACAAGCTGCCCTCGCTGGCCAGCTACCTCATGAACGTGACCATCCTCTACAGCATGTCACGCCAGCGCCAGTCGCAGCAGCTCACCGACCTGTACTTCAACCCGCCGCTGGACCGCGTGGGCATGCTGGAGTGGAACCGCTTCGAGCAGATCGTGCAGCAGGGCTATGCGCATGGCAACGAGGTGCTGCAAAAGCTCGATGCGGCGGGCCGCCAGCGCATCGCGCAGCCCCAGGCCGCCTGA
- a CDS encoding UPF0149 family protein: protein MTESTTAPGLTSDELQELDDLLDDLRQRGEEIPQWEFCDGFLAALVCSRRPIPLAEYLPMLLGDGAALDLAEGEALPLLPAFQDAAQQARFVELWLRRWDEVVQQLDAQVESLDDERTYQPEAMDMRGAIASLPEEERAEMEGQEIPSFGQVWALGFMFAVENWPEDWAAPRDKEAAQWLDDALDSIVALTEDDTGKPEVCMYSEDGPASTSQARVEAFGEAIWAVYDLRQLWKSLGPRVETLRKPPEPGRNDPCWCGSGKKFKKCHGA, encoded by the coding sequence ATGACCGAATCGACCACCGCCCCCGGCCTTACTTCCGACGAGCTCCAGGAGCTCGACGACCTGCTGGACGATCTGCGCCAGCGCGGCGAGGAGATCCCGCAGTGGGAGTTCTGCGACGGCTTCCTGGCGGCCCTGGTGTGCAGCCGCCGCCCCATTCCCCTGGCCGAATACCTGCCCATGCTGCTGGGCGACGGCGCTGCGCTCGACCTGGCCGAGGGCGAAGCCCTGCCGCTGCTGCCCGCCTTCCAGGACGCGGCCCAGCAGGCGCGCTTCGTGGAGCTGTGGCTGCGCCGCTGGGACGAGGTGGTGCAGCAGCTCGACGCCCAGGTCGAATCGTTGGACGACGAGCGTACCTACCAGCCCGAGGCCATGGACATGCGCGGCGCCATCGCCAGCCTGCCCGAGGAAGAGCGCGCCGAGATGGAGGGGCAGGAGATTCCCTCGTTCGGCCAGGTGTGGGCGCTGGGCTTCATGTTCGCGGTGGAGAACTGGCCCGAGGACTGGGCCGCGCCGCGCGACAAGGAGGCTGCCCAGTGGCTCGACGATGCGCTCGACAGCATCGTCGCGCTGACCGAGGACGACACGGGCAAGCCCGAGGTCTGCATGTACAGCGAGGACGGGCCGGCCAGCACCAGCCAGGCGCGCGTGGAAGCCTTCGGCGAGGCGATCTGGGCCGTGTACGACCTGCGCCAGCTCTGGAAGAGCCTGGGCCCGCGCGTGGAAACGCTGCGCAAGCCCCCCGAGCCCGGCCGCAACGACCCCTGCTGGTGCGGCAGCGGCAAGAAGTTCAAGAAGTGCCACGGGGCCTGA
- a CDS encoding DNA alkylation repair protein, producing MSRAKGQDLAPACRALLDSGQAATATLAECLAVDFAALLRAAVPEAGEAAAQALDAAAAQGITRRMALAAALLLRQPGPQGLPGWANHPSDTVRGWACFVAGAQPGLALHERLATLQPLADDAHFGVREWAWLAVRPHIAGDLDTAIGLLAQWARHPSERVRRFASEALRPRGVWCTHLGPLKQTPQRALPVLEPLRADPSAYVQDSVGNWLNDAAKDQPGWVRALCADWLAASPTSATRRICTRAQRSISP from the coding sequence ATGAGCCGCGCCAAGGGGCAGGACCTGGCGCCCGCGTGCCGCGCCTTGCTGGACAGCGGCCAGGCCGCCACGGCCACGCTCGCCGAATGCCTGGCCGTGGATTTCGCCGCGCTGCTGCGCGCCGCCGTGCCCGAGGCGGGCGAAGCCGCCGCCCAGGCACTGGACGCCGCCGCGGCCCAGGGCATCACCCGGCGCATGGCCCTGGCAGCCGCCCTGCTGCTGCGCCAGCCCGGCCCCCAGGGGCTCCCCGGCTGGGCGAACCACCCCTCGGACACGGTGCGCGGCTGGGCCTGCTTCGTGGCCGGAGCACAACCCGGGCTGGCGCTGCACGAGCGCCTGGCCACGCTGCAGCCCCTCGCCGACGACGCGCACTTCGGCGTGCGCGAATGGGCCTGGCTGGCCGTGCGGCCCCACATCGCCGGCGACCTGGACACGGCCATCGGCCTGCTCGCGCAATGGGCCCGCCATCCCAGCGAGCGCGTGCGCCGCTTCGCCAGCGAGGCCCTGCGCCCGCGCGGCGTGTGGTGCACGCACCTGGGCCCGCTCAAGCAGACGCCGCAGCGGGCGCTGCCGGTGCTCGAACCGCTGCGCGCCGACCCCTCGGCCTACGTGCAAGACTCGGTCGGCAACTGGCTCAACGACGCCGCCAAGGACCAGCCTGGCTGGGTGCGCGCGCTCTGCGCGGACTGGCTGGCCGCCTCGCCCACCAGCGCCACACGGCGCATCTGCACGCGGGCCCAGCGCTCTATCAGTCCCTGA
- a CDS encoding carbon-nitrogen hydrolase family protein, whose translation MKLTAAVAQAATVMFDTPATIAKAEALMAEAARRGAQVIVFPEAYIGGYPKGADFHIFVGARTPEGRREFQAYHDAAVTLDGPEVAQLAQAAGQHGLYACVGIIERDGGTLYCTALYLGPDGRVLGHHRKLMPTALERIMWGYGDGSTLQAVDTPYGKLGAVICWENYMPAMRMAMYQQRVALYCAPTADDRATWIGTMQHIAMEGRCFVLSACQHLRRHQFPMDAMHNRLPEAPDTVLMRGGSCIISPLGKVLAGPVYDEDALLTAEIDLDEIPQAQFDFDPVGHYARPDVFSLQVNTAPQRAVRLEG comes from the coding sequence ATGAAGCTGACTGCCGCCGTGGCGCAGGCCGCCACCGTGATGTTCGACACGCCCGCCACCATCGCGAAGGCCGAGGCACTGATGGCCGAGGCCGCCCGGCGCGGCGCGCAGGTGATCGTGTTCCCCGAGGCCTACATCGGCGGCTACCCCAAGGGGGCGGACTTCCACATCTTCGTGGGCGCGCGCACCCCCGAGGGGCGGCGCGAGTTCCAGGCCTACCACGACGCGGCCGTCACGCTGGACGGCCCCGAGGTGGCGCAGCTCGCACAGGCCGCGGGCCAGCACGGGCTCTACGCCTGTGTGGGCATCATCGAGCGCGACGGCGGCACGCTGTACTGCACGGCCCTGTACCTGGGGCCCGACGGCCGGGTGCTGGGTCACCACCGCAAGCTCATGCCCACGGCACTGGAGCGCATCATGTGGGGCTACGGCGACGGCTCCACGCTGCAGGCCGTGGACACGCCCTACGGAAAACTCGGCGCCGTGATCTGCTGGGAGAACTACATGCCCGCCATGCGCATGGCCATGTACCAGCAGCGCGTGGCCCTGTACTGCGCGCCCACCGCCGACGACCGCGCCACCTGGATCGGCACCATGCAGCACATCGCGATGGAGGGTCGCTGCTTCGTGCTGTCGGCCTGCCAGCATCTGCGGCGCCACCAGTTCCCCATGGACGCCATGCACAACCGCCTGCCCGAGGCGCCCGACACCGTGCTCATGCGCGGCGGCAGCTGCATCATCAGCCCGCTGGGGAAGGTGCTGGCGGGCCCCGTGTACGACGAGGACGCGCTGCTCACCGCCGAGATCGACCTCGACGAGATCCCGCAGGCGCAGTTCGACTTCGACCCCGTGGGCCATTACGCACGGCCCGACGTGTTCAGCCTGCAGGTCAACACCGCGCCCCAGCGCGCGGTGCGCCTGGAAGGGTGA
- a CDS encoding RidA family protein yields the protein MTRDERLRQAAADLQCPPDADIQPGGHYRPLVRDGQQLYISGQLPRLGTQIAVQGRVGDGVTLDQARHAARISALRGLLLMQRELGTLEGLRRVARITVYVQCAADFTQHSEVADAASDLLHQVLGDAGVHARTAIGVYQLPKNAAVEVDMVASALA from the coding sequence ATGACCCGTGATGAACGCTTGCGGCAAGCCGCCGCCGACCTGCAATGCCCGCCCGACGCCGACATCCAGCCCGGCGGACACTACCGCCCCCTGGTGCGCGACGGCCAGCAGCTCTACATCAGCGGCCAGTTGCCGCGCCTGGGCACCCAGATCGCGGTGCAGGGCCGCGTGGGCGATGGCGTCACGCTCGACCAGGCGCGCCATGCGGCGCGCATCTCGGCGCTGCGCGGCCTGCTGCTGATGCAGCGCGAGCTGGGCACGCTCGAAGGGCTGCGCCGCGTGGCGCGCATCACCGTCTACGTGCAGTGCGCGGCCGACTTCACCCAGCACAGCGAGGTGGCCGACGCCGCGTCGGACCTGCTGCACCAGGTGCTGGGCGACGCGGGCGTGCACGCGCGCACGGCCATCGGCGTGTACCAGTTGCCCAAGAACGCGGCCGTGGAGGTGGACATGGTTGCCTCGGCCCTGGCATGA
- a CDS encoding GNAT family N-acetyltransferase produces the protein MSAWHIAPLNPCDAPWPLLLDADPSRDKVQGYLPRSTCFAAHADADGAVLGLCVLLPTESGAWELMNIAVAPGQQRRGLGSALLRHAIAWVHAQGARRLDVGTGSFGDQLLFYQRAGFRVVAVERDFFVRHYPEPLWERGLRHRDMLRLALDLPGA, from the coding sequence ATGAGCGCCTGGCACATCGCCCCCCTCAATCCGTGCGACGCCCCCTGGCCGCTGCTGCTCGACGCCGATCCGTCGCGCGACAAGGTGCAGGGCTACCTTCCCCGCTCGACCTGCTTCGCCGCGCATGCCGATGCCGATGGCGCCGTACTGGGCCTGTGCGTGCTGCTGCCCACGGAGTCCGGCGCCTGGGAGCTCATGAACATCGCCGTCGCGCCCGGGCAGCAGCGCCGGGGCCTGGGCAGTGCGCTGCTGCGCCACGCCATCGCCTGGGTGCATGCCCAGGGCGCGCGGCGGCTCGACGTAGGCACCGGCAGCTTTGGCGACCAATTGCTGTTCTACCAGCGCGCAGGCTTTCGCGTGGTGGCCGTGGAACGCGACTTCTTCGTGCGCCACTACCCCGAGCCGCTGTGGGAGCGCGGCCTGCGGCACCGCGACATGCTGCGGCTCGCGCTGGACCTGCCCGGCGCGTAG
- a CDS encoding DMT family transporter — translation MAWFYLLIAGALEVVWAFSMKQSQGFTRLVPSAVTLVAMTASFGLLAVAMRSLPLGTAYTIWTGIGAVGAFAVGVLFLGEQLSAMRVLAAVLIVAGLVLMKVSASE, via the coding sequence ATGGCCTGGTTCTATCTCCTCATCGCCGGCGCGCTCGAAGTCGTGTGGGCCTTTTCCATGAAGCAGTCGCAGGGCTTCACGCGCCTGGTGCCCAGCGCCGTCACCCTCGTCGCCATGACCGCGAGCTTCGGGCTGCTGGCCGTGGCCATGCGCAGCCTGCCGCTGGGCACGGCCTACACGATCTGGACCGGCATCGGCGCGGTGGGGGCGTTTGCCGTGGGGGTGCTGTTCCTGGGGGAGCAGCTCAGCGCGATGCGCGTGCTTGCGGCCGTGCTCATCGTCGCGGGCCTGGTGCTCATGAAGGTATCGGCCAGCGAGTGA
- a CDS encoding amino acid ABC transporter permease, with amino-acid sequence MAWDTLRDSMPYLLVGAYPEGPLGGMALTLLLSVGSALLAAALGLAWGIGLVMARGALLRGLHGAMALLRAIPVLMLIFWTYFLLPYALGIDVPGMLSVVCALSLVGGAYLGHGVAAGIRAIPPGQWAAGLALGLTRWQTLRWVVLPPALRIMQPSFVNQWVTLTKDSSLAYVVGVPELSFVAAQVNARTMIYPAEIFVAVGLLYWLLCSALAWGAQRWLARSPAGA; translated from the coding sequence ATGGCCTGGGACACGCTGCGCGATAGCATGCCCTACCTGCTGGTGGGCGCCTACCCCGAAGGGCCGCTGGGCGGCATGGCGCTCACGCTGCTGCTGAGCGTGGGCTCGGCCCTCCTGGCGGCCGCGCTGGGCCTGGCCTGGGGCATCGGCCTCGTGATGGCGCGTGGCGCGCTGTTGCGCGGCCTGCACGGCGCCATGGCGCTGCTGCGCGCCATTCCGGTGCTGATGTTGATTTTCTGGACCTACTTCCTGCTGCCCTATGCGCTGGGGATCGACGTGCCCGGCATGCTGTCGGTGGTGTGCGCGCTGTCGCTGGTTGGCGGCGCCTATCTGGGCCATGGCGTGGCGGCCGGCATCCGTGCCATCCCGCCCGGGCAATGGGCGGCCGGGCTGGCGCTGGGCCTCACGCGCTGGCAGACGCTGCGCTGGGTGGTGCTGCCGCCCGCGCTGCGCATCATGCAACCTTCGTTCGTGAACCAGTGGGTCACGCTCACCAAGGACAGTTCGCTGGCCTATGTGGTGGGCGTGCCCGAGCTGTCGTTCGTCGCGGCCCAGGTCAATGCGCGCACCATGATCTACCCGGCCGAGATCTTCGTGGCCGTGGGCCTGCTGTACTGGCTGCTGTGCTCGGCCCTGGCCTGGGGCGCGCAGCGCTGGCTGGCACGGTCGCCCGCCGGGGCCTGA
- a CDS encoding amino acid ABC transporter permease: MEAWTQQLLAPRYGWWLLQGWLVTLALSAVAIAASTVLGVGLAAARGSGGPGWCSWQGAARAYLSLFRNTPLLVQLFFWYFGLPSLLPEGVREALVAGQGPWPSFEVLTATLGLVLYATAYVGEEIRAGIQGVPRSQWQAALALGLTPRQVFTAVVLPQALRLALPPLFGQYMNIVKNTSLVMAVGVVELSYVSRQIEAETFRTFQSFGAATLLYVATILALEALLARLRRPRAPAGAGARGAAAARRPHGLGHAAR, encoded by the coding sequence CTGGAGGCATGGACGCAGCAGCTGCTGGCGCCGCGCTACGGGTGGTGGCTGCTGCAGGGCTGGCTGGTCACGCTCGCGCTGTCGGCCGTGGCGATCGCGGCGTCCACCGTGCTGGGCGTGGGGCTGGCCGCCGCGCGCGGCAGCGGCGGGCCTGGCTGGTGCAGTTGGCAGGGGGCGGCGCGCGCCTACCTCTCGCTGTTCCGCAACACGCCGCTGCTGGTGCAGCTTTTCTTCTGGTACTTCGGCCTGCCCAGCCTGCTGCCCGAGGGCGTGCGCGAGGCGCTCGTCGCGGGCCAGGGGCCCTGGCCGTCGTTCGAGGTGCTCACGGCCACGCTGGGCCTGGTGCTCTATGCCACGGCCTACGTGGGCGAGGAGATCCGCGCGGGCATCCAGGGCGTGCCGCGCAGCCAGTGGCAGGCGGCGCTGGCGCTGGGGCTCACGCCGCGCCAGGTGTTCACGGCCGTGGTGCTGCCGCAGGCACTGCGCCTGGCGTTGCCGCCGCTGTTCGGGCAGTACATGAACATCGTCAAGAACACCTCGCTGGTCATGGCCGTGGGCGTGGTGGAGCTGTCCTACGTTTCGCGCCAGATCGAGGCCGAGACCTTCCGCACCTTCCAGTCGTTCGGCGCGGCCACGCTGCTGTATGTGGCGACCATCCTCGCGCTGGAGGCGCTGCTCGCGCGCCTGCGGCGGCCGCGTGCCCCGGCGGGTGCGGGCGCACGCGGCGCGGCCGCCGCACGGAGACCCCATGGCCTGGGACACGCTGCGCGATAG
- a CDS encoding ABC transporter substrate-binding protein — translation MQRRNILARALGASVLAALVAPGLAWADRLDDIKKAGVLRVAAFDGNPPFGFIDAQSKQQVGHDIDLARAFAQSLGVKLELIPTNPANRIPLITSGKADVVFASFTITDERAKVVDFSTPYFLVGQQFLARKGVLTSVEQVKTLRVGTEKGTTMESNLRTNFPDAKVVLYDDSPFALAALRNGNVQAISNDGVKLTAQWNQLPDKDKYEIPPITVSKEYLGAAVPKGEARLLETLNSWLLDIERSGQAVAIYNQWFGPQSQAPLPRLLKIGEQRVAAR, via the coding sequence ATGCAACGCAGAAACATCCTGGCCCGCGCCCTGGGCGCTTCGGTGCTGGCCGCCCTGGTGGCGCCGGGCCTGGCCTGGGCCGACCGGCTGGACGACATCAAGAAGGCCGGCGTGCTGCGCGTGGCGGCGTTCGACGGCAACCCGCCGTTCGGCTTCATCGACGCCCAGAGCAAGCAGCAGGTGGGCCACGACATCGACCTGGCGCGCGCCTTCGCGCAGAGCCTGGGCGTGAAGCTGGAACTCATCCCCACCAACCCCGCCAACCGCATTCCGCTGATCACCTCGGGCAAGGCCGACGTGGTGTTCGCCAGCTTCACCATCACCGACGAGCGCGCCAAGGTGGTGGACTTCTCCACGCCGTATTTCCTCGTGGGCCAGCAGTTCCTCGCGCGCAAGGGTGTGCTCACGAGCGTGGAACAGGTCAAGACGCTGCGCGTGGGCACCGAGAAAGGTACGACCATGGAAAGCAACCTGCGCACGAACTTCCCCGACGCCAAGGTGGTGCTCTATGACGACTCGCCGTTCGCGCTGGCCGCGCTGCGCAATGGCAATGTGCAGGCCATCTCCAACGATGGCGTCAAGCTCACGGCGCAGTGGAACCAGTTGCCCGACAAGGACAAGTACGAGATCCCGCCCATCACCGTGTCCAAGGAGTACCTGGGCGCGGCCGTGCCCAAGGGCGAGGCGCGCCTGCTCGAAACGCTGAACAGCTGGCTGCTCGACATCGAGCGCAGCGGCCAGGCCGTGGCGATCTACAACCAGTGGTTTGGCCCGCAAAGCCAGGCGCCGCTGCCGCGCCTGCTCAAGATCGGCGAGCAGCGCGTGGCGGCCCGGTAG
- the solA gene encoding N-methyl-L-tryptophan oxidase, whose product MSAASAPSYDTIVIGLGALGAASALQLARRGQRVLGIDRHHPPHDQGSSHGDSRITRLAVGEGAAYVPLVQRSHALWREIEAHTGAQLLTQTGGLILASRDCVAAHHGKADFVRTTMATARRFGIAHEVLRADEIRARFPQFLLRGDEEAYFEPEAGFVRPEAAIAAQLQWAAELGARLRTGETVTRIEPLGTHEGAGVRVHTDQGSYLAARVVLAAGPWVPGLLGAADDAGARAWGAQLRVLRQTLYWFDTGANAAQYQPERFPIFIWIFGEREEDYMYGFPTTDAPWPALKVATEQYAHTTTPERMERSVSDAEVRAMFESRLRGRFAGLDAQQGRVLKAAACLYTVTPDRDFLVDRLPGAPQVLLVSACSGHGFKHSAGLGDAIAEAITRPDAASPLLAPFAHARLDGAGPALAG is encoded by the coding sequence ATGTCCGCAGCATCCGCCCCTTCCTACGACACCATCGTGATCGGACTGGGGGCCCTGGGCGCCGCCAGCGCGCTGCAGCTCGCGCGGCGCGGCCAGCGCGTGCTGGGCATCGACCGCCACCACCCGCCGCACGACCAGGGCTCATCGCACGGCGACTCGCGCATCACACGCCTGGCCGTGGGCGAGGGCGCGGCCTACGTGCCGCTGGTGCAGCGCTCGCACGCGCTGTGGCGCGAAATTGAGGCGCACACGGGTGCGCAGTTGCTCACCCAGACGGGCGGGCTCATCCTCGCGTCGCGCGACTGTGTGGCCGCGCACCACGGCAAGGCCGACTTCGTGCGCACCACCATGGCCACGGCACGGCGCTTCGGCATCGCGCACGAGGTGCTGCGCGCGGACGAGATCCGCGCACGCTTCCCTCAGTTCCTGCTGCGCGGCGACGAAGAGGCCTATTTCGAGCCCGAGGCCGGGTTCGTGCGGCCCGAGGCCGCCATCGCCGCCCAGCTGCAATGGGCCGCCGAGCTGGGCGCCCGGCTGCGCACGGGCGAGACCGTGACGCGCATCGAGCCGCTGGGCACGCACGAGGGCGCCGGCGTGCGCGTGCACACCGACCAGGGCAGCTACCTGGCGGCGCGGGTGGTGCTGGCCGCGGGCCCCTGGGTGCCCGGCCTGCTGGGCGCGGCCGACGACGCCGGCGCGCGCGCCTGGGGCGCGCAGCTGCGCGTGCTGCGCCAGACGCTGTACTGGTTCGACACCGGCGCGAATGCCGCGCAATACCAGCCCGAGCGCTTTCCGATCTTCATCTGGATCTTCGGCGAACGCGAGGAGGACTACATGTACGGGTTTCCGACCACCGACGCGCCGTGGCCCGCGCTCAAGGTCGCGACCGAGCAGTACGCACACACCACCACGCCTGAACGGATGGAGCGCAGCGTCTCCGATGCCGAGGTACGCGCCATGTTCGAAAGCCGCCTGCGCGGGCGCTTCGCGGGCCTGGACGCCCAGCAGGGCCGCGTGCTCAAGGCGGCCGCCTGCCTCTATACCGTGACGCCGGACCGCGATTTCCTCGTCGACCGCCTGCCCGGCGCTCCGCAGGTGCTGCTGGTGTCGGCCTGCTCGGGCCATGGGTTCAAGCACTCGGCGGGCCTTGGCGATGCGATCGCCGAGGCCATCACGCGCCCCGATGCAGCTTCGCCGCTGCTCGCGCCCTTCGCGCATGCGCGGCTTGACGGCGCCGGACCCGCGCTGGCGGGCTAG
- a CDS encoding putative toxin-antitoxin system toxin component, PIN family — MKIVLRWPQCNEGHDGPQPRPMVLDTNVVLDLLIFDDPLVPPLRELLAQGRVRWIADQAQRIELERVLHYSQIAPRVAFYGKTAAGVLAAFDAAVQYVETAPRIRFVCTDPDDQHFLDLAVAHRALLVSKDKAVLKLRKRVAPLGATVGNQLALAPESAQAGALVLAPALAA, encoded by the coding sequence ATGAAGATCGTGCTGCGCTGGCCACAGTGCAATGAAGGCCACGACGGCCCCCAGCCGCGCCCCATGGTGCTCGACACCAATGTGGTGCTGGACCTGCTGATCTTCGACGACCCACTGGTGCCCCCCCTGCGCGAGCTGCTGGCCCAGGGCCGGGTGCGCTGGATCGCCGACCAGGCCCAGCGCATCGAGCTCGAACGCGTGCTGCACTACAGCCAGATCGCGCCGCGCGTGGCCTTCTATGGCAAGACGGCCGCGGGCGTGCTCGCGGCCTTCGATGCGGCCGTGCAGTACGTCGAGACCGCGCCGCGCATCCGCTTCGTCTGCACCGACCCGGACGACCAGCATTTCCTCGACCTGGCCGTGGCGCACCGGGCCCTGCTGGTCAGCAAGGACAAGGCCGTGCTCAAGCTGCGCAAGCGCGTGGCGCCGCTGGGCGCCACGGTGGGCAACCAGCTGGCCCTTGCGCCCGAGTCTGCGCAGGCCGGCGCGCTGGTGCTGGCGCCCGCGCTGGCGGCCTGA